In one window of Miscanthus floridulus cultivar M001 chromosome 12, ASM1932011v1, whole genome shotgun sequence DNA:
- the LOC136496206 gene encoding classical arabinogalactan protein 9-like, with product MPNTPTAGDTPAGPNPTKPRPTASTPPQPLVAPVATTAPTPHAPTSPSPHSQRPTPLPLEHLRRTPACSGTVAVAGSASSCTFVLSTTGSSVGAPPRAPSPPPTPGFTFTAISLSPSLTTLGHPAAPTTSTRSAAVDAPGLRVDADSGGHAVGIY from the coding sequence atgcCCAACACCCCCACTGCTGGAGACACCCCGGCCGGGCCGAACCCTACGAAGCCCCGACCTACGGCCTCAACTCCACCGCAGCCGCTAGTGGCACCGGTCGCCACTACGGCGCCGACGCCCCACGCCCCCACCTCCCCCTCGCCCCACTCCCAACGCCCGACACCTCTGCCACTGGAGCACCTCCGCAGGACCCCTGCCTGCTCGGGCACCGTCGCCGTGGCCGGCTCCGCCAGCAGCTGCACCTTCGTGCTCTCCACTACGGGATCCAGTGTTGGGGCGCCTCCGCGGGCTCCCTCCCCACCGCCGACACCGGGATTCACTTTCACGGCCATCTCCCTGTCCCCATCGCTAACGACGCTGGGCCACCCCGCCGCGCCCACCACCTCCACCAGATCTGCGGCTGTGGATGCCCCTGGGCTGCGCGTGGACGCCGATTCTGGCGGGCatgctgttggtatttattaa